Proteins from one Candidatus Nitrospira nitrosa genomic window:
- a CDS encoding YceI family protein, which translates to MRHRRSWIQGIAIASLFAFLPLGAQAETARWEIDPDHSLIEFRVAHMVISKTSGRFTDYRGFIEMDADAKTFKAIEATIKAESIDTNHEKRDGHLRNADFLDTKQFPTIIYTMKSAQKAGESYTVVGLLTLHGVTKEVPLTGTLNGITKDPWGNTRAGFTADGKLNRKDFGMVWNKTLDTGGLVVGDEVQIHLDIECIKAK; encoded by the coding sequence CTTCCGCTGGGCGCCCAAGCCGAGACCGCTCGTTGGGAGATCGATCCAGACCACTCGCTGATCGAGTTCCGCGTGGCACACATGGTGATCTCGAAAACCTCGGGGCGATTCACGGATTATCGTGGATTTATCGAAATGGATGCGGATGCAAAAACCTTCAAGGCGATTGAAGCGACCATCAAGGCCGAGTCCATCGATACGAACCATGAGAAACGTGACGGACACTTGCGCAATGCCGATTTCCTGGACACAAAACAGTTTCCGACAATCATCTACACAATGAAATCCGCGCAGAAGGCCGGAGAGAGTTACACGGTCGTCGGCCTTCTCACACTCCACGGTGTGACCAAAGAAGTGCCCCTCACTGGCACGTTGAACGGCATCACGAAAGACCCCTGGGGAAATACGAGAGCCGGATTCACCGCCGACGGCAAATTGAATCGCAAGGATTTCGGCATGGTGTGGAACAAAACCCTCGATACCGGTGGATTGGTCGTCGGAGATGAGGTGCAGATCCATTTGGACATCGAGTGCATTAAGGCAAAATAG
- a CDS encoding zinc-dependent alcohol dehydrogenase family protein, producing MKAMVLDQTSDVSRNPLQLQDRPTPNPKSGEILAKIHVCGVCRTDLHVVEGELPDTALPVVPGHQAVGTVVRLGAGVSEVKEGDRVGIAWLQGTCGQCEFCTSERENLCLAARFTGYQVDGGYAEYAVVPARFAYLIPAIFSDEEAAPLLCAGIIGYRALRLSGIKPGQRLGLYGFGASAHIAIQIARHWGCQVYVSSLKREHQELARQLGAVWVGGATETPPDKLHGSIIFAPAGEIVPPALRALERGGTLALAGIHMSSIPPLDYNRDVFGERVIRSVTANTRQDGIDLLREAAAIPIKPHTIRFPLEEANRALQELKAGSFQGAAVLTMP from the coding sequence ATGAAAGCGATGGTGCTCGACCAAACGAGCGACGTCTCCCGTAACCCACTCCAGCTTCAGGATCGGCCTACGCCAAATCCAAAATCCGGCGAGATCCTCGCTAAGATTCATGTCTGTGGCGTCTGCCGCACGGACCTTCACGTCGTGGAGGGAGAGCTGCCGGACACAGCGTTGCCGGTCGTTCCAGGACATCAAGCAGTTGGGACCGTGGTGCGACTCGGCGCTGGGGTCTCGGAAGTGAAAGAAGGCGATCGTGTCGGGATTGCCTGGCTGCAAGGCACATGCGGACAGTGTGAATTCTGTACAAGTGAACGAGAAAATCTTTGTTTGGCAGCAAGATTCACCGGCTATCAGGTCGACGGAGGTTATGCGGAATATGCCGTCGTGCCAGCACGATTTGCTTATCTCATTCCGGCAATCTTTTCTGATGAGGAAGCCGCTCCGTTATTATGTGCGGGCATTATCGGTTATCGAGCGTTACGACTCAGCGGCATCAAGCCTGGTCAACGGCTTGGACTCTATGGATTCGGGGCCTCAGCCCACATCGCCATCCAAATTGCGCGTCACTGGGGTTGTCAGGTCTACGTGAGCTCGCTCAAACGGGAGCATCAGGAACTCGCCAGACAACTAGGAGCCGTCTGGGTCGGTGGAGCAACAGAAACGCCGCCGGACAAACTGCATGGGTCCATCATCTTTGCCCCAGCCGGTGAGATTGTCCCTCCCGCTCTGCGCGCACTTGAACGAGGTGGTACACTCGCGTTAGCTGGTATCCACATGTCGTCGATTCCTCCACTCGACTACAATCGTGACGTCTTCGGCGAACGAGTCATCCGCAGCGTGACCGCCAACACAAGACAGGATGGAATCGATCTCTTACGCGAAGCAGCAGCAATTCCCATCAAACCACATACGATCCGATTTCCGCTGGAAGAAGCGAACCGTGCCTTACAGGAGTTGAAGGCCGGAAGTTTTCAGGGAGCTGCAGTGCTGACGATGCCATGA
- a CDS encoding type II toxin-antitoxin system HicA family toxin yields the protein MKNRKLLAKALSGSKSLRFGEVTALAKAFGFRLSRTKGSHHILVHPHIRELVNLQDVDGKAKPYQVRQLLEIVERYNLQLGTGEER from the coding sequence ATGAAGAATCGAAAACTGTTGGCAAAGGCACTCAGCGGCTCAAAGAGTCTTCGCTTTGGTGAAGTCACTGCACTTGCAAAGGCGTTTGGTTTCCGACTGTCACGAACTAAGGGCAGCCACCATATCTTGGTTCACCCGCATATCCGTGAATTGGTCAATCTCCAGGATGTTGATGGTAAAGCCAAACCCTACCAGGTTCGTCAATTACTTGAGATCGTTGAACGCTATAATCTACAATTGGGTACAGGTGAAGAGCGATGA
- a CDS encoding type II toxin-antitoxin system HicB family antitoxin produces the protein MKDYHINIFYSEADRGYIADIPDLDACSAFGKTPAEALKQAEVAKRAWLAAARTEKKPIPKPRYRPAIYQTGT, from the coding sequence ATGAAGGACTACCACATCAATATTTTCTACAGCGAAGCGGACCGAGGCTATATTGCTGACATTCCCGACCTGGATGCCTGTTCGGCGTTTGGGAAAACTCCTGCCGAAGCACTCAAGCAAGCAGAAGTCGCAAAACGCGCATGGCTGGCAGCCGCGCGCACAGAAAAGAAACCGATTCCCAAGCCCCGCTATCGCCCGGCCATCTATCAAACCGGCACATAA
- a CDS encoding VF530 family protein, translating into MSTSSVNQPHAMAHPRDPLHGITLETIVTTLVARHGWAILGARVPIRCFRHHPTIRSSLTFLRKTPWARKRVEQMFIVERHSHPD; encoded by the coding sequence ATGTCTACATCATCCGTGAATCAGCCGCACGCTATGGCGCATCCCCGTGATCCCCTGCACGGAATCACCTTGGAAACCATTGTCACGACCTTGGTCGCACGGCACGGATGGGCGATACTGGGTGCACGCGTACCCATTCGCTGTTTCCGCCATCATCCGACGATCCGGTCGAGTCTGACCTTCCTGCGCAAAACCCCGTGGGCACGCAAGCGAGTTGAACAGATGTTTATCGTGGAGCGCCACTCACATCCAGACTGA
- a CDS encoding YaeQ family protein: MASNATIYKAVLQIADLDRQYFQDHTLTLARHPSETEERLMVRVLAFALHANEALSFGRGIGTEDEPALWKRDDTGTIDLWVEIGQPDEKTLRQASGRAKQVIVYAYGARSAEVWWANQRQLLDRLKNLSVTLLPMDSVRALAGMARPAMQLQWTIQEGHLWIADGTQTLQIELQRLKG; encoded by the coding sequence ATGGCATCGAACGCGACCATCTATAAAGCCGTGCTGCAGATCGCCGATCTGGACCGTCAGTACTTCCAGGACCATACACTCACGCTTGCGCGCCATCCGTCCGAGACCGAGGAGCGCCTGATGGTACGGGTGCTCGCTTTTGCGCTCCATGCAAACGAAGCCTTATCTTTCGGCAGAGGGATCGGCACGGAAGATGAACCAGCCCTGTGGAAACGGGATGATACCGGAACCATCGACCTCTGGGTCGAAATCGGCCAACCAGACGAGAAGACGCTGCGTCAGGCCAGCGGCCGCGCCAAACAAGTCATCGTCTATGCCTATGGAGCCCGGAGCGCAGAGGTATGGTGGGCGAACCAGCGCCAGTTGCTCGACCGGCTGAAAAACCTCTCCGTGACGCTACTTCCCATGGACAGCGTTCGTGCCCTAGCAGGAATGGCGAGACCCGCAATGCAGCTGCAATGGACGATTCAAGAGGGGCATCTCTGGATCGCGGATGGGACGCAGACGCTCCAGATTGAGTTACAACGATTGAAGGGCTGA
- a CDS encoding uroporphyrinogen-III synthase, whose translation MTFNGMTVVAFESRMATELANLIERYEGRPLVAPALREVPLESNTVAYEFGARLMAGQIDMLVLLTGVGTEALFEILKPRYPWPSIVEALQQIVTIARGAKTVAALKALGLIPTITVPEPNTWIDLVSALDEYSLEPGVRIAVQEYGIPNTALVKALEQRGAEVFPVPIYQWALPEDLGPMRAACESIIAGRVEVMLITNAMQIDHVMQVLEQDGHVIPFHDAVQKLVVASIGPAASERLRHFDWPVDFEPSHPKMGVLVKEVSEQAASILGRKR comes from the coding sequence ATGACATTCAACGGAATGACGGTAGTGGCATTCGAAAGCCGGATGGCGACGGAACTGGCCAACCTGATTGAGCGGTACGAAGGGCGCCCGCTGGTGGCTCCTGCGCTGCGCGAGGTCCCGCTGGAGAGCAACACCGTGGCCTATGAATTCGGAGCGCGACTGATGGCGGGGCAGATTGATATGCTCGTTTTGCTGACCGGCGTCGGCACAGAGGCGCTCTTCGAAATCCTGAAACCGAGGTATCCCTGGCCGTCAATTGTTGAGGCCTTACAACAGATCGTGACCATTGCTCGGGGAGCAAAGACGGTTGCAGCTCTCAAGGCCTTGGGGCTCATCCCCACGATCACGGTGCCGGAGCCCAATACCTGGATCGATCTGGTGTCTGCCCTTGATGAATACAGCCTCGAGCCCGGGGTGCGGATCGCGGTGCAGGAATATGGCATTCCCAATACCGCACTGGTGAAGGCGTTAGAACAGCGCGGGGCAGAGGTCTTCCCCGTGCCGATCTACCAATGGGCCCTACCGGAGGATCTCGGACCGATGCGTGCCGCCTGCGAGAGTATCATTGCTGGACGGGTGGAGGTGATGCTCATTACTAATGCCATGCAGATCGATCATGTCATGCAGGTGTTGGAACAGGACGGACACGTTATCCCGTTTCATGACGCGGTGCAGAAACTGGTTGTGGCCTCCATCGGGCCCGCCGCAAGCGAACGGTTGCGCCACTTCGACTGGCCGGTCGACTTCGAGCCGTCACATCCGAAGATGGGGGTTTTGGTAAAAGAAGTGTCTGAGCAGGCGGCGAGTATTCTTGGCCGCAAGCGGTAG
- a CDS encoding VOC family protein, translated as MTAPLHRGLRHLALRVIDLPRSRRFYEQLLGMKVVWEPDPENVYFSSGVDNLALHQISKRELESYDPSKTQLLDHMGVILDSPQAVDQMYREIVPSIESLGGRITKEPKQHRDGSYSFYFSDPDGNMIQALYEPTISVLEWMKGKT; from the coding sequence ATGACGGCACCACTGCATCGCGGCCTTCGGCACCTGGCGCTTCGCGTCATCGATCTTCCTCGATCACGTCGGTTCTATGAGCAGCTGCTCGGCATGAAGGTCGTCTGGGAACCGGACCCGGAGAACGTCTATTTCAGTTCCGGAGTCGACAACCTGGCATTGCATCAAATCTCGAAGCGTGAATTGGAGTCCTACGATCCCTCGAAGACCCAACTGCTCGACCACATGGGCGTGATCCTGGACAGTCCGCAGGCCGTGGATCAGATGTACCGTGAGATTGTGCCTTCAATTGAGTCGCTGGGTGGACGAATCACGAAAGAGCCCAAGCAGCACCGCGATGGCAGCTACTCATTCTATTTCTCAGACCCTGACGGCAATATGATTCAGGCCCTTTACGAACCAACTATCAGTGTATTGGAATGGATGAAAGGCAAGACGTGA
- a CDS encoding MBL fold metallo-hydrolase, which yields MKVWDTLPRNHYVSLVPWCWAQLESAEAPGPFPFVGGIASDIVASLHEAHGLLASAIDTAISDVFSKRAPLDEPERRRRLEDAYAELINARPYLQRHIRCGRRPDGTFQWEFPTDPTQSAAVTNGGLRVFHAINHQALPLGFNNRRLGPSIGKLLGLLDGTRSTDEISTVVSSMPRDHQSLLTTFMELLQRHECLTTSPTASLRRHWFDVVQDQDTVHLGHAALLYRQRDTVLLFDPWLLPWFAESPLPSLWGGLLPKPAAVFLTHDHDDHVDPRTLLHLPKEIPIIVPSRRNRTQLFFDYRSLLAELGFEQVIELAHGECWPFEGGTVVSVPFYGEDPCDLNMPRNCYLISDRGHNVLIHADSGPTNDGRSALKDSVIQQLVCKYGPIPLVLASQQQLLELRTHAAHAALSQPGQWLDVGENGYLTNSYLAELCAAARAQLFVSYATGGADWYPDHLSFMFSRRNPSRTALLTAHWEPAEKLNDLLALQNCRYHHAHALDIYRPTNGGAIGIHPTGETLAPLTLYRVDHGDPPFMKTAQRR from the coding sequence ATGAAAGTCTGGGACACCCTGCCTCGCAACCATTATGTAAGTCTCGTCCCTTGGTGTTGGGCTCAACTGGAAAGTGCGGAGGCCCCGGGCCCCTTTCCATTCGTCGGCGGCATCGCCTCTGATATTGTAGCCAGCCTGCACGAGGCTCATGGTCTCCTGGCCAGCGCGATCGATACCGCAATCAGCGATGTCTTCTCGAAGCGGGCGCCGCTCGACGAGCCTGAACGTCGGCGACGACTCGAAGATGCCTATGCAGAGCTGATCAATGCCCGACCCTATCTTCAGCGACACATCCGCTGTGGCCGCCGACCGGACGGGACATTTCAGTGGGAATTCCCGACTGATCCGACTCAATCCGCAGCGGTTACGAACGGCGGCCTCCGTGTATTTCACGCGATCAACCACCAGGCCCTCCCGTTGGGATTCAATAATCGCCGTCTGGGCCCATCAATCGGCAAACTGCTCGGCCTGCTCGATGGCACCCGTTCTACCGATGAAATCAGCACGGTCGTGTCGTCCATGCCTCGCGACCACCAGAGTCTACTGACCACATTCATGGAACTCTTGCAACGTCATGAATGTCTGACTACATCGCCCACCGCGTCCCTGCGCCGCCATTGGTTCGATGTCGTTCAGGATCAAGATACCGTGCACCTCGGACATGCAGCCTTGCTCTACCGACAACGTGACACGGTGTTGCTCTTTGATCCATGGCTGTTGCCCTGGTTCGCAGAATCACCCTTGCCATCACTATGGGGCGGGCTGCTCCCCAAACCTGCCGCAGTATTTCTCACGCATGATCACGATGACCATGTGGATCCCCGCACCTTGCTCCATCTGCCGAAAGAAATCCCCATTATCGTCCCCAGCCGGCGCAATCGCACACAGCTGTTTTTTGACTATCGCTCACTCCTGGCAGAGCTGGGATTTGAACAGGTGATTGAGCTGGCTCATGGCGAGTGTTGGCCGTTTGAGGGAGGCACCGTCGTTTCCGTCCCCTTCTATGGGGAAGATCCCTGTGACCTCAACATGCCGAGGAATTGCTACCTGATTTCCGATCGCGGCCACAATGTCCTGATTCATGCGGACAGTGGCCCAACCAACGACGGACGGTCGGCCCTCAAAGATTCGGTTATTCAACAGTTGGTCTGTAAATACGGACCGATTCCCCTCGTACTGGCTTCCCAACAACAGCTCCTCGAGCTTCGGACCCATGCGGCCCATGCCGCCCTCTCCCAGCCCGGCCAATGGCTCGACGTCGGTGAGAACGGCTATCTGACGAACAGCTATCTGGCCGAACTCTGTGCCGCTGCTCGAGCACAGCTGTTTGTTTCGTATGCCACCGGTGGAGCGGACTGGTACCCCGACCACCTCTCCTTCATGTTCAGTCGCCGCAATCCCTCCAGAACCGCGCTCTTGACCGCGCACTGGGAACCGGCAGAAAAGTTGAATGACCTTCTCGCTTTACAGAACTGTCGCTATCATCATGCCCACGCCCTCGACATCTATCGACCCACGAATGGTGGAGCGATCGGTATCCACCCGACAGGAGAAACCCTTGCCCCACTCACGCTCTATCGTGTAGATCATGGCGACCCCCCATTTATGAAAACCGCGCAGCGACGATAG
- a CDS encoding NAD-dependent epimerase, translated as MSERPSTILVTGTAGFIGFHVAMRLLDRGDHVIGLDNINDYYDVRLKEARLAQLKPRERFTFVKLDLANRQGMKDLFANQPVRRVVHLAAQAGVRYSLINPHAYTESNIEGFMNILEGCRHNQIEHLVYASSSSVYGGNTHMPFSIHDNVDHPVSLYAASKKANELMAHCYAHLYRLPCTGLRFFTVYGPWGRPDMALFIFTKAILEGKPIDVFNQGKMRRDFTYIDDIVEGIIRTLDRPATTNPSWSGDHPDPGTSSAPARLYNIGNHQPVELLHFIEVLEKALGKKAEKNLLPIQPGDVPATYADIDDLTKDVGFKPSTPIEVGISRFVKWYREFYRV; from the coding sequence ATGAGCGAAAGACCATCAACGATTCTTGTCACCGGAACCGCGGGATTCATCGGATTCCATGTCGCCATGCGTCTCTTGGACCGAGGCGACCATGTCATCGGCCTCGACAACATCAATGATTATTACGACGTCCGGCTGAAGGAGGCTCGCCTCGCGCAACTGAAGCCTCGTGAACGATTCACATTCGTTAAACTGGACCTCGCCAACCGACAAGGCATGAAAGATCTTTTTGCCAACCAGCCAGTCCGACGCGTGGTACACCTGGCCGCCCAGGCTGGGGTTCGCTATTCGCTGATCAATCCACATGCCTACACCGAGAGCAATATTGAAGGGTTCATGAATATCCTGGAAGGCTGCCGTCATAACCAGATCGAACATTTGGTCTATGCATCTTCAAGCTCCGTCTACGGCGGTAATACCCACATGCCGTTCTCGATCCATGACAATGTAGATCACCCCGTCTCGCTCTACGCCGCCAGTAAAAAGGCCAATGAGCTCATGGCGCACTGCTATGCCCATCTGTATCGGCTCCCCTGTACCGGACTCCGCTTCTTTACCGTCTATGGACCCTGGGGACGCCCCGATATGGCGCTCTTCATCTTCACCAAGGCAATCTTGGAGGGTAAACCGATCGACGTCTTCAATCAGGGCAAGATGAGGCGTGACTTCACCTATATCGATGATATTGTCGAAGGCATCATTCGGACCCTCGATCGCCCGGCAACGACCAATCCATCCTGGTCGGGGGACCACCCTGATCCCGGAACCAGCTCCGCTCCGGCGCGCCTCTACAATATCGGCAACCATCAACCGGTGGAACTGCTGCACTTTATCGAGGTCTTAGAAAAGGCGTTGGGTAAGAAGGCGGAAAAGAACCTGCTGCCTATACAGCCCGGCGACGTCCCAGCCACCTACGCTGACATCGACGATCTCACGAAGGATGTGGGCTTCAAGCCGAGCACCCCGATCGAGGTGGGGATTTCTCGTTTCGTGAAGTGGTACCGAGAGTTCTACAGAGTATGA
- a CDS encoding cation:proton antiporter domain-containing protein, with amino-acid sequence MTDYNVLTNLLFIYTVSIAVVFLFHQFRLPSIAGFLVAGALIGPHGLNLISDIATVQVLAEIGIVLLLFTIGIEFSLVQLASLQRLLLIAAPIQVGGVIAITSLGGTLAGLPTSQAIFWGFLLSLSSTAIVLKALTASEASDSAHGRATIGILVFQDIAVVPMILLTPILASPGDGALVPVLLSLGKSLVVVACILVGAWYAVPILLEHIVRSRSRELFLLTIIVLCLGIAWLTSLGGLSLALGAFIAGIVISESEYSHQAIAEVLPFRDSFNSLFFVSIGILMDWHILLEYPFVVTGLLLIVLLVKFFAGAGAVLAASMPPRSAVMTGIALAQVGEFSFILAQVGQEDQLLSGTQYQIFLAVSVCSMIITPILIQLSPHLGRRVEAIQRLHRWFPEQTMTHVLEAEGRHLRIKDHVIIVGYGLNGRNLARVLGETEVPYIALDLDGETVRREAAHGLPLYYGDATNPTVLRHVKIEQARVLVVAISDPFMARRTVQVARGLNPKIHIVVRTRYLRELEELHQLGADDVVPEEFETSIEIFALVLRTYQMPQDFVMRKAEQVRREGYALLRRSELPELAHHLRGGTLADVEVETCRIEETAPAAGKTLAQLALRLRTGASIIALTRGGVTESNPSDKTKLLAGDIVVLIGSRDEIRRAMEFILTDQPDR; translated from the coding sequence ATGACCGACTACAATGTCCTCACCAATCTGCTCTTCATCTATACCGTGTCGATTGCGGTGGTGTTTCTGTTTCATCAGTTCCGACTCCCCTCGATCGCCGGATTCTTAGTCGCCGGTGCGCTGATCGGCCCCCATGGGCTCAATCTCATTTCCGATATCGCCACCGTCCAGGTCTTGGCGGAAATCGGCATCGTGCTCCTCCTGTTCACCATCGGCATTGAATTCTCGTTGGTCCAACTCGCCTCCCTTCAACGCCTGCTGCTGATCGCCGCTCCGATCCAAGTAGGAGGCGTCATCGCCATCACATCGCTCGGCGGCACTCTCGCGGGATTACCAACCTCTCAGGCAATCTTTTGGGGGTTTCTGCTCTCACTCAGCAGCACCGCCATTGTGCTCAAAGCCTTGACTGCCAGTGAAGCAAGCGATTCAGCGCACGGGCGGGCGACGATCGGGATCTTGGTCTTCCAAGACATCGCCGTCGTACCGATGATCTTGCTCACACCCATCCTTGCCAGCCCTGGCGATGGGGCGCTTGTACCGGTGTTGCTCTCTCTGGGCAAATCTTTAGTCGTGGTGGCCTGCATTCTGGTCGGCGCGTGGTATGCGGTTCCGATCTTGCTTGAACACATTGTCCGCAGTCGAAGCCGAGAACTGTTCTTGTTGACTATCATCGTTCTCTGCCTCGGCATCGCCTGGCTGACCTCTCTCGGTGGACTCTCGTTGGCGCTCGGCGCCTTCATCGCCGGCATCGTGATCTCCGAGTCAGAATACAGCCACCAAGCCATCGCCGAAGTGCTGCCTTTTCGAGATAGCTTCAATAGCCTCTTCTTCGTGTCCATCGGCATTCTGATGGATTGGCATATCCTGCTGGAGTACCCCTTCGTCGTGACCGGCCTTCTGCTGATCGTCCTCTTGGTAAAATTCTTCGCGGGCGCAGGCGCCGTGCTTGCCGCCTCCATGCCACCCCGGTCCGCGGTCATGACCGGCATCGCACTCGCACAAGTGGGAGAGTTCAGTTTTATCCTGGCACAAGTCGGCCAGGAGGATCAGCTCCTGTCCGGGACACAGTATCAGATATTTCTGGCCGTCTCAGTTTGTTCAATGATCATTACCCCGATCCTCATTCAGCTGTCGCCGCATCTCGGTCGACGGGTCGAGGCCATTCAGCGACTCCACCGCTGGTTCCCCGAACAGACCATGACACATGTCCTCGAAGCGGAAGGGCGGCATCTACGCATCAAGGACCATGTCATTATCGTGGGATATGGATTGAACGGCCGCAACCTCGCTCGCGTCTTGGGCGAGACGGAGGTTCCCTATATTGCGTTGGATTTGGACGGTGAAACCGTACGCCGAGAGGCTGCGCATGGATTACCGCTCTACTACGGAGATGCGACCAATCCAACCGTGTTGCGGCATGTCAAAATTGAACAGGCGCGAGTCCTGGTTGTGGCCATCTCCGATCCCTTCATGGCGCGCCGGACCGTGCAGGTTGCTCGAGGACTGAATCCAAAGATTCATATCGTCGTCAGGACTCGCTATTTACGTGAGCTGGAAGAACTCCATCAGCTCGGCGCTGACGATGTGGTGCCGGAAGAATTCGAAACATCGATCGAGATTTTCGCGCTTGTTCTCCGCACCTATCAGATGCCGCAAGACTTCGTCATGCGCAAGGCGGAGCAGGTTCGTCGGGAAGGCTACGCGCTCCTTCGGCGAAGCGAACTGCCTGAGCTGGCCCACCACTTGCGCGGCGGCACTCTCGCCGACGTTGAAGTAGAGACCTGCCGGATTGAGGAAACCGCACCGGCGGCTGGGAAAACGCTCGCCCAGCTGGCACTGCGTCTGCGGACCGGAGCGTCGATCATTGCCCTGACCAGAGGTGGGGTGACGGAATCAAACCCGTCGGACAAAACGAAACTCTTGGCCGGGGATATCGTAGTCCTAATCGGATCACGCGATGAAATTCGTCGGGCGATGGAATTCATCCTCACGGATCAACCTGACCGATAA